GGCAATTTCCGCCAGGATCTGTTCTACCGTTTGAACGTTTTAGATATTGTTATCCCGCCGCTGCGGGATCGCCCCGAAGATATTGTCGAGCTGACTCATTATTTCACTTTGCAGCTGGCCGCAGAGTTGGGGGTTAAAGAGGTGGTGTGGAGCCATGAAGATCTGCTGAAACTACAGCAGTATGAGTGGCCTGGTAATATCCGCGAGCTGCGCAATATGATCGAGCGTTGCATCTTGCTGGGTAAGCCTCCGGCAGAATACTGGAAGCACCCCGCCAAGGTGGAAGCGGAATGCGACAATGGTTATCCGCTGGATTGGCCGCTGAAAGAAGTGGAAAAAAGCCACGTGATGAAAGTGGTTGATGCCCACGGTGGCAATAAATCTGCAGCGGCCCGGGATCTGGGGGTTTCACGTAAGACCCTGGATAGAAAATACAAAGAGTGGTTCGATCCGGACAGTGGTGAAGAGGCCTGACAGTGTCGCTGTTTGAACAGATTTTCGGTGTCAGCTACCAGAATGTGAAAGCCAAAGTGCGCTATCGCATTCTGATCCTGACCCTGCTGCCGATTTTGCTGACCTTGGTCAGTCTGGTATTTATCACCATTTACTGGAATATCAGCTACACAGGTAACCAGCTATTTATGAAGGTAAAGGCCGATCTGGCCGTTGCCAACAATACCCTGCAGGCTAATCAGGCAAGGCAGGAGGAAGAGCTGGAAAATGTGGTGAATTCTTATGTTTTTCAGCAGCGTTTCCGGCCGATAATTAATGGCTTGGAACGGCGCACCGATGCGATCAATACCTGTCTGGTATTTCGTAAGCAGCAACTGCATTTAGATTTTTTGCGGCTGATCAGTGTTGAGGATGTGCAGGCCGATCCGGATCTGCGATTGATGCAGTCAAAGATCCAAGGTCAGCAAGCCTATTCCGGACTGATGGTGCTGAATGAGCGGCAATTGGCGCGGATCAATCCTATGTTGGCGGAAAAAGCCCGTATCCCGCTGATGGCAACACTGCGTGCCCAACCACCGAAAAAACAGTTTGAAACCGACGGGATGTTAAGCCGCACTCTGTTACCTATTCCCAATGCCAAAGGGGAAGTATCCTGGTATTTGGATGGTGGGATTTTGTTTAACCGTAATACCCATATCGTCGATACCATTCGTAATCTGGTCTACGACCGAGGCACATTGCCGGAGCGCTCTATCGGTACTGTGACTATCTTTTTGGACAATGTCCGCATCAGCACTAATGTGCCACTGCACTTTTTCCCGAAAGAAGGCGAAGACCGTGGGCGGGCGTTAGGCAGCTTGGTGTCAGAAGATGTGCGTGATGATGTGCTGGTGGAAGGAAAAACCTGGGTTGATCGGGCTTTTGTGTTTGATGACTGGTTTATTTCCGCTTATGCCCCGCTGACGGATATTCGCGGTAAACGCATTGGGATGATCTATACCGGTTTTTCCGAGTCGCCATTTGTGCATAACTACCTGCTGAACATTATTGAGCTGGGTACGATTTTGATGTTGGTGCTGTTTGTCTCCGGCCTGTTGGTTTATCGGGGCGCTTACAGTTTATTGCAGCCGATTGAACGTATTCACCATGTGGTCAAAGGGGTGCAAGCTGGGCGGAATCTGCGCATCGGCTCCCTAGGGTTGGAGCGGGATAATGAACTGACTCACCTCGCGGAGCAGTTTGACCGCATGCTGGATCAGCTTCAGCTGCGAAATACCCAGATCCAAGCGGCTGCAGAGCAGCTGGAAATGAAAGTGGAAGAGCGCACCCGTAGCCTGAAGGAAAGAACTCGGGAGCTGCAGCAGAATGTGCAATTACTGAATGAAACCCGTCAGCAGATGGTGATCAATGAAAAACTCACAGCTTTAGGTGAGTTAACTGCTGGTATTGCCCATGAAATTAATAACCCGACCGCAGTGATCCTCGGTAATATGGAGCTGTTGCGCTATGAGCTGGGTGACAATGCTCAGGTGGTGGAAGAAGAAATTAAACTGATTATTCAGCAGGTGGGTCGCATCAGCACCATCATTCGCAGTTTGTTGCAGTACAGCCGTCCGGGAGAATTCAATGCTCCGTTGGAAATGCATCAAATCACTCCGATTATTGAAGAGATGCTGGTATTGGTGCGTCACTCCATTAAGCAGCAGGAAGTGGTATTAAATACTGAACTCAATGCCAGTTACCCGGTGCAGGTAAATCGGCCGCAGCTATTGCAGGTCTTGATTAACCTGGTGATCAATGCCGCCCATGCAATGGCCGGTAATGGCCAGATTTGGATCCGCACCAAAGATTGGTACCGGGATAATAACACTGACGGCGAATTGCTGGGGGTGCAGATTGAGGTGGAAGATGAAGGCCGGGGGATCCCGCCAGAGTCACTGAGTCGGATTTTTGATCCCTTCTATACGACCCGCAAGGATGGTACTGGACTAGGGTTATCCCTCAGCTACGGCATTATCAAACGAATTGGTGGCATGATTGAAGTCGATTCTACTGTGGGCGAAGGCACTGTGTTCACTATTCGTTTGTACCATGAAGCCAGAGAGCCTGCTGATGGTGTTTATGATGGGCTGCATTTTACCCCGTCGGCGAAAGCCTAATGAGGCTGACATCAGCGCATAGGTTGATGCTGGCCGGTGTTAGCAGTGTATTGTTTTACTGCTATCAGTCGATAAAAAAATGCCGGGAAAATGGAATTTCCCGGCCAGAAGAGTGTGAGCATTGTCGTGCTTAACAAAATGAAAGAAGCTTTACCTATGCAGGGTTAGCTCCGGAACGCCACTTAACGATAATAGTTCTCATTATTGATTGCAAGTGTTTTTTGAATGTTTTCTTGTACGGTTTTACCCGCTTTGTTTTGCGGCGCAGAATTAGTGCGTGGATTATGTCAGTGCAGTGAACGCAGCTAATCGATTTTCTTATCGTGTCGTTGGTTTAGATGCCAGCGCTTTGTCCCTCTTATCCCTTTAATTACCTGAGCTGTAGCGATTATGATGAGATGGGAGTCAGGCTCTCTGTTTGCTTAACGGCGCCTCTTTATCGCTCTCAGTTTCTACTTAACCTGTAACTGGGTAGTTGTATACTGGCCGCAGTGTCATTTTGCTCTCAGGCTATCGCGGAGCGGGAGATAACAATGTGCTTGGCTGGCAGATCCTGGGGAAGTATAGATAAAAAAATGCCGGAGTAGAGGATACTCCGGCCAGAATAAGTGTGAGCATTGTCGTTGCGCTATCCAGCCTGTCGGGGACTGGGAACATCAACTAAAAAACAGAGACATACTAGTGAGTGATGAGTATGTTTCTTGGAACGCACTCGAATGATATTGATTCTCATTAATATGTGCAAGCTTTTTTTCTGTGGTGAGCTATTTATTTGCCCTTAGCGCCGAGAGATCCGTTACAGCGGTTTTTGCAAGGTAAGCTGATGATCGGCGATATTGCTATGCTCTGCTAAGGCGGTAATATGATAGCCACGGCTGATCAGCATGGTCAGCATCGCCCGAAAACGGTTACTGCTCTTGACCTGCATTACTTGATATCCCTGAGTTTTAGCCCATTGCTCCTGCTGTTGCAGCATGTGTTTGGCCAATCCCAGATTACGGTAATCTGGCAGTACGCCACCTAACCAGCTATAGAAAATCTGATCGTTGAGAGCATATCCCAATTTGAAACCGGCCAATTCTCCTGCGATATAACCCAGCTGCAGCAAGTGGGATTTATGCTGCAGCGTGTTGCTCAGATCGGACAATTGATGACGGTTATCAAATTCCGGCAGTTGTTGATACAGCTGCATGACAACGTGCCATTGATCAGGGCTAGTGTGGGAAATGGTTTCAATATGCGTGGCGTACATAAATATTCCTTAAATTAAACGTCGCTCTTGCGTCACGTGCAAAATTCTATCCTGCAATACTTTCAGCAACAGGCCATAAGCGGGCAGGAAAAGTCCCAGGCTGACCATCAGCTTGAAGCTGTAATCCACCGTGGCAATTTCAGGCCAGTTTTGTGCCATAAAGGCATCTGTTGAGGCATAAAAAGCAATACTGAAAAACACAAGTGTATCCACCAGATTACCCACCAAAGTGGATGCTGTTGGTGCAACCCACCAAGCACATTCACGGCGGATACGAGCAAATACAGTAATATCCATCAGTTGGCCAACCAGATAAGCGGCAAAGCTAGCCAGTGCAATACGGAATACAAAGGTGTTGAAATGGTGCAGCGCTTCACTGCCCTGAAACTGACCGTTATGGAACAGCACCCCAATAACATAAGAGATCACTAGTGCGGGGATCATGGCGCGGAAAATAATGCGCCGGGCGGCATGTTGGCCAAAGATTCGCACTGTTAGATCGGTTGCGAGATAAACAAATGGAAAGCTGAATGCTCCCCAGGTGGTATGAAAACCGAAAATCTGAAATGGTAGCTGCACCAGATAGTTACTGGCGCTGATAATCAGGATATGAAATGCGGCCAATAATATGATGGCACGGCGGTGTTGCGTGTTAGAAAGCATTAACATCTTGTGACCTTTTTAGTGTCCCGTTAGCAATCGCGATTGGGAAAGTGGATCGGGCGGGGTGAGGGAACCCGCAATGTATTTAAGGACTGTGATAACTGACCATTAATTAACCGGTTTGTCCGGGCGGCACATTATAGGGAGATGTTGACTAAATGCAATCCTTTAGCCGTGTTTTAGCAGGGATATTTGGGGAAAACGCGGCCCGATTTTTCGCTTCAGGCCGCGTTGAGGATAAGATTAGAAATCGATAAGGATCGAGATAATGGTGGCCAGTTTATTTTCCAGCTCCTGCCACTCTGCCCGGGGATCTGATCCTGACACAATACCGGCACCAGCGTAGAGATTGATCCGTCCCGGCTCAAACAGTGCGCTGCGGATCGCTACGGAAAATTCACTTTCACTGTGATTGAGATAACCACAGGCACCTGCGTACCAGCCGCGCATATAGCCTTCCTGCTGGCGAATAAATGCCATGGCTTCCTCCCGTGGCAGGCCACCAACCGCCGGAGTGGGGTGCAGCGCTTGTAGCAGCTGAAAATCATTAATATCGTTTTTCAGTGCCGCCTGAATGGTGCGGTGCAGGTGTTGAATATGTGTCAGTTTAAACACTCTGGGGTTAGCATCGGCGCTGACTTCAGTGCTAAGGGGCGTGAGCATGTCGACGATATGCTCACGAACCAGTTGGTTTTCATGGCTGTTTTTGCTGTCATCTAGCAGTTGTTGTGCCAGCGCCTGATCTTCTTCCTGATTTAACCCGCGCACGGTGGTTCCGGCTAGGGCCTCAGTCAGCAGTTCCCGTTCCCGGCGGCGGAACAATCGCTCAGGTGAGCAAGAGATAAAGGCTCTGCTAGGGCTGAATTGAAAGCCAAACTGAAAGCTGTTTTGATTTCGCCCCTGCCAACACGCCAGCACCAGCCAAGGATCGACTGCTTCATTCACCTCCAGTTGTGATAAACGTGACAGCACCACTTTAGGCACTTTTTGATTGAAATCGGCATCCGTTACTTGATTGACCAGCTCCTCCCATCGGGCATAGGCTGGGGTATCGTAACGGGCCGTTAATCCCACTTTGTGTGGTGGCTGCAGTGGCCGAGGGGGCTGTAATAATGTCAGTGCTTGACTGGCTGCACGGCACTCATCAACTAAGTTGCTGTCAGCTAGGTTGAGGTTCACATACAGGGTTAACTGATTTTGACTGCGGCGCAGTTCAATGCGCGGCAGGATAAAACGGGCACGGCCAAATTCAGGCCAACTGGCGATACTGCGATCAAAAGCGACGCCACCGTAATAACGGATATTATGGTTGTCTGAAAGGCTGCGTTGTTGCTGATAGATAGAAGCGAGTTGGCCATCATCAATATCATCATCAAACTGAAAATCTTTCGCGCAGCCGATAGCGGCGACTTCTTCTACTTTGTCTCGCCCTTGCCAATACAGCCGAGGGTATTGATCTTGGGATGAGAGCCAAGAAATTAAGGGAATGGCATCTACCTGGCAGCAAAGCTGGATAATTTTGTCTCCGGGCGAGGTGGAGGTACTTCCGCCGCTAGGGGAGATTGATGCTAGGTCATGGGGGGGGAGTTGACTCAGCTGTGCTAATAATTGGTTAACAGCCGATGACAGGGATTGGGCAGACAAATCACGCTCCGGAAGACTAGGGGTATTACACCGAAAAGAATGGTATTACCGAAAAAGAACACAAACATATTTTGCCTAAAGTTAAGGTTGCCTGCTAGCAGGTGTCAACTAGATGCCGTGTTGGCTGTGAGATTGCACGTAAATTGTTAAATTACCGTATGAGAATGTTGGCAATTGCCCCAGTTTGCGACAAAGAAAAGCACTTTCCCCACGGTCGTCGTGGGGAAAGTGTTATATGGGGTTAAACGCCAGTCAGGGTGACTTCGCCGTTGTTGGTGTTATAGCGGATTTGGATATCATTATCATCCATCAAGGTGTAAATACAGGTGCCAGAAACGGGTTCTTCAACTCTGAATACGCCATCGTTGATGTTGTAGTAATACTGTTTATCACCAACACCACTACTATCTAATTCAGGATTATGATCGAGAAAAGCATTCCATACCCGGGCACAGCGGTTGGCGTTGACTGGATCTAATATTGTATTTGTCTGACTACCGCTAAGATCTGCTGCTTCAATGGGATAACCAGCATTATTAAAATTCACTGTGCCATCAAGCAAATCAGGTAAGTCAGCTATTTGCCCATCGATCCCTTTTAATTGCCAGAAAAGATGGGCTCTTTCAATTACCTCAGCTAAGGCCCCGGTGGTGCCTTTT
This region of Shewanella sp. NFH-SH190041 genomic DNA includes:
- a CDS encoding HAMP domain-containing sensor histidine kinase yields the protein MSLFEQIFGVSYQNVKAKVRYRILILTLLPILLTLVSLVFITIYWNISYTGNQLFMKVKADLAVANNTLQANQARQEEELENVVNSYVFQQRFRPIINGLERRTDAINTCLVFRKQQLHLDFLRLISVEDVQADPDLRLMQSKIQGQQAYSGLMVLNERQLARINPMLAEKARIPLMATLRAQPPKKQFETDGMLSRTLLPIPNAKGEVSWYLDGGILFNRNTHIVDTIRNLVYDRGTLPERSIGTVTIFLDNVRISTNVPLHFFPKEGEDRGRALGSLVSEDVRDDVLVEGKTWVDRAFVFDDWFISAYAPLTDIRGKRIGMIYTGFSESPFVHNYLLNIIELGTILMLVLFVSGLLVYRGAYSLLQPIERIHHVVKGVQAGRNLRIGSLGLERDNELTHLAEQFDRMLDQLQLRNTQIQAAAEQLEMKVEERTRSLKERTRELQQNVQLLNETRQQMVINEKLTALGELTAGIAHEINNPTAVILGNMELLRYELGDNAQVVEEEIKLIIQQVGRISTIIRSLLQYSRPGEFNAPLEMHQITPIIEEMLVLVRHSIKQQEVVLNTELNASYPVQVNRPQLLQVLINLVINAAHAMAGNGQIWIRTKDWYRDNNTDGELLGVQIEVEDEGRGIPPESLSRIFDPFYTTRKDGTGLGLSLSYGIIKRIGGMIEVDSTVGEGTVFTIRLYHEAREPADGVYDGLHFTPSAKA
- a CDS encoding GNAT family N-acetyltransferase; this translates as MYATHIETISHTSPDQWHVVMQLYQQLPEFDNRHQLSDLSNTLQHKSHLLQLGYIAGELAGFKLGYALNDQIFYSWLGGVLPDYRNLGLAKHMLQQQEQWAKTQGYQVMQVKSSNRFRAMLTMLISRGYHITALAEHSNIADHQLTLQKPL
- a CDS encoding 7-cyano-7-deazaguanine/7-aminomethyl-7-deazaguanine transporter codes for the protein MLMLSNTQHRRAIILLAAFHILIISASNYLVQLPFQIFGFHTTWGAFSFPFVYLATDLTVRIFGQHAARRIIFRAMIPALVISYVIGVLFHNGQFQGSEALHHFNTFVFRIALASFAAYLVGQLMDITVFARIRRECAWWVAPTASTLVGNLVDTLVFFSIAFYASTDAFMAQNWPEIATVDYSFKLMVSLGLFLPAYGLLLKVLQDRILHVTQERRLI
- a CDS encoding isochorismate synthase MenF; amino-acid sequence: MSAQSLSSAVNQLLAQLSQLPPHDLASISPSGGSTSTSPGDKIIQLCCQVDAIPLISWLSSQDQYPRLYWQGRDKVEEVAAIGCAKDFQFDDDIDDGQLASIYQQQRSLSDNHNIRYYGGVAFDRSIASWPEFGRARFILPRIELRRSQNQLTLYVNLNLADSNLVDECRAASQALTLLQPPRPLQPPHKVGLTARYDTPAYARWEELVNQVTDADFNQKVPKVVLSRLSQLEVNEAVDPWLVLACWQGRNQNSFQFGFQFSPSRAFISCSPERLFRRRERELLTEALAGTTVRGLNQEEDQALAQQLLDDSKNSHENQLVREHIVDMLTPLSTEVSADANPRVFKLTHIQHLHRTIQAALKNDINDFQLLQALHPTPAVGGLPREEAMAFIRQQEGYMRGWYAGACGYLNHSESEFSVAIRSALFEPGRINLYAGAGIVSGSDPRAEWQELENKLATIISILIDF
- a CDS encoding type II secretion system protein, giving the protein MPQARGFTLIELVVVIIVLAILAVTATAKFVDLADEANEAVAKGTTGALAEVIERAHLFWQLKGIDGQIADLPDLLDGTVNFNNAGYPIEAADLSGSQTNTILDPVNANRCARVWNAFLDHNPELDSSGVGDKQYYYNINDGVFRVEEPVSGTCIYTLMDDNDIQIRYNTNNGEVTLTGV